One Phocoena phocoena chromosome 5, mPhoPho1.1, whole genome shotgun sequence genomic region harbors:
- the NAT8L gene encoding N-acetylaspartate synthetase, with the protein MHCGPPDMVCETKIVAAEDHEALPGAKKDALLAAAGAMWPPLPAAPGPAAAPAAPPPAPGPQPLGGAGGAEPPEGRGVYIREIRAAEQEAARRIFYDGIMERIPNTAFRGLRHHPRTQLLYALLAALCFALTRSLLLTCLVPAGLLGLRYYYSRKVVLAYLDCALHTDMADIEQYYMKPPGSCFWVAVLDGNVVGIVAARAHAADNTVELLRMSVDSRFRGKGIAKALGRKVLEFALVHNYSAVVLGTTAVKVAAHKLYESLGFRHMGSSDRYVMPGMTLSLAERLFFQVRYHRYRLQLREE; encoded by the exons ATGCATTGTGGGCCTCCCGACATGGTCTGCGAGACGAAGATCGTGGCCGCCGAGGACCATGAGGCGCTGCCGGGGGCCAAGAAGGACGCGCTGCTCGCCGCCGCCGGCGCCATGTGGCCCCCGCTGCCCGCCGCTCCTGGGccggccgccgcccccgccgcgccCCCGCCCGCGccgggcccccagcccctcgGCGGCGCGGGGGGCGCGGAGCCTCCGGAGGGGCGCGGCGTGTACATCCGCGAGATCCGCGCGGCGGAGCAGGAGGCGGCGCGCCGCATCTTCTACGACGGCATCATGGAGCGCATCCCCAACACGGCCTTCCGCGGCCTGCGGCACCACCCGCGCACGCAGCTGCTCTACGCCCTGCTGGCCG CGCTCTGTTTTGCCCTGACCCGCTCGCTGCTGCTGACGTGCCTGGTGCCAGcagggctgctgggcctgcgctatTACTACAGCCGGAAGGTGGTCCTCGCCTACCTGGACTGCGCGCTACACACAGACATGGCCGACATTGAGCAGTATTACATGAAGCCCCCTG GCTCCTGCTTCTGGGTGGCCGTGTTGGATGGCAACGTGGTGGGCATCGTGGCAGCGCGGGCCCACGCGGCGGACAACACGGTGGAGCTGCTACGCATGTCGGTGGACTCACGCTTCCGTGGCAAGGGCATCGCCAAGGCGCTGGGCCGTAAGGTGCTGGAGTTCGCCCTGGTACACAACTACTCTGCGGTAGTGTTAGGTACGACAGCCGTCAAGGTGGCCGCCCACAAGCTCTACGAGTCGCTGGGCTTCAGGCACATGGGCTCAAGTGACCGCTACGTGATGCCTGGCATGACCCTCTCGCTGGCCGAGCGCCTCTTCTTCCAGGTCCGCTACCACCGCTACCGCCTGCAGCTGCGCGAGGAGTGA